One Lepisosteus oculatus isolate fLepOcu1 chromosome 13, fLepOcu1.hap2, whole genome shotgun sequence genomic region harbors:
- the LOC138242163 gene encoding extracellular calcium-sensing receptor-like yields the protein MDAHILTSLMLFHSFQVDGDLSCRSLGKYTMSGLFKNGELVIGGVFPVFGTHEDSHTLFNAEPPTTKCVGFDLRVFRWVQMMVFAIEEINTDSSLLPNITLGYKILDNCDSPAETVRAGLTLANGPEEVQESKPCPSPTRAVITSNSLHIARAIGPFGIPLVSYASTCSCLSNKREFPTFSRTIPSDFFQAKALAQLVKHFGWTWIGAIQADNEYGIFGIQSFTKEVAKYGVCIAFTENILSTYSKPAILQIVETIKRTTVKVILAFANEHDLYPLMQEIVSQNITGIQWIASEDWVTAARPSTVEFFRSFGGTIGFATHKMAIPEFKDFLINIHPSVDSVNNLNNVFWENIFGCTLYLTEETFKQNISETKSKICTGKERLDEVENTFFDVSQLRVTYNVHKAVYAVAYALHDLLFCEKEENKTIRLCGDIARIEPWQVMEQLKRVSFVNRFGEAVYFDENGDPPAAYDIINWQLNKGVVSHVTVGHFDTSPDGGSQLVIDEDSIVWSTGREVPTGACSESCPPGTRRAARKGQPICCFDCIPCADGTMANTTGAAECMECPQDYWSNDGKDSCILRDTEYLSYYDAMGITLTTVSLFGLCLTVATISVFFSFRSTPIVKANNSELSSLLLFSLLLCFLCPLTFIGQPTAWSCMLRHTAFGITFALCISCVLGKTIVVVTAFRATLPNDNMAKNFGPVQQRIIVFSCTAVQVIICVLWLSLKPPFPDKNFKLSNEKIILECNTGSEIAFYAVLGYIGLLAATCLVLAFLARKLPDNFNEAKLITFSMLIFCAVWVTFIPAYISSPGKYTVAVEIFAILSSTFGLLLCIFAPKCYLILLKPEKNTRKHMMGKVPSKRL from the exons ATGGACGCGCACATCCTAACATCGTTAATGTTATTTCATTCGTTTCAGGTGGACGGCGATTTGTCGTGCAGGAGCCTGGGCAAATATACAATGTCTGGTTTATTCAAAAACGGCGAATTAGTCATCGGCGGTGTGTTCCCAGTTTTTGGAACACATGAGGACAGCCATACGTTGTTCAATGCTGAACCACCAACCACCAAGTGTGTTGG CTTCGACCTTCGTGTGTTTCGATGGGTGCAGATGATGGTCTTTGCCATAGAGGAAATCAACACGGACAGCAGTTTACTGCCAAACATCACACTTGGATACAAAATCCTGGACAATTGCGATTCTCCGGCTGAAACTGTGAGAGCGGGTCTAACCTTAGCCAACGGACCAGAAGAAGTACAAGAATCTAAACCCTGTCCCTCGCCAACCCGTGCTGTGATCACCTCTAACTCCTTACACATCGCCAGAGCTATTGGTCCCTTCGGTATTCCTTTG GTCAGCTATGCTTCAACATGTTCCTGTCTCAGCAACAAAAGAGAGTTCCCCACATTCTCCCGCACTATTCCCAGTGATTTCTTTCAGGCCAAAGCTTTGGCTCAGCTTGTTAAACATTTTGGATGGACGTGGATCGGAGCTATCCAAGCGGACAATGAATATGGCATCTTTGGGATACAGTCTTTTACCAAGGAAGTTGCAAAATATGGAGTTTGCATTGCCttcactgaaaatattttaagtaccTATTCAAAACCTGCAATACTTCAAATAGTTGAAACTATTAAAAGGACAACAGTGAAAGTCATATTAGCATTTGCCAATGAACATGACCTGTACCCTTTAATGCAGGAGATTGTCAGTCAAAACATAACTGGCATACAGTGGATCGCAAGTGAGGACTGGGTAACAGCAGCGAGACCCTCAACTGTAGAATTCTTCAGGTCTTTTGGTGGCACAATTGGGTTTGCAACTCACAAGATGGCGATCCCAGAGttcaaagattttctcatcAATATACATCCATCTGTTGATTCTGTAAACAACTTAAATAATGTATTCTGGGAAAACATCTTTGGGTGTACTTTATACTTGACAGAGGAGACCTTCAAACAAAATATCTCAGAAACCAAGTCAAAGATATGCACAGGAAAAGAGAGGTTGGATGAAGTAGAAAACACTTTCTTTGATGTCTCACAACTAAGAGTGACATATAATGTACACAAAGCAGTGTATGCTGTAGCTTATGCACTTCATGACTTACTGTTTtgtgaaaaggaagaaaataagacCATTAGACTGTGTGGAGATATTGCAAGAATAGAGCCCTGGCAG GTCATGGAACAACTAAAAAGAGTCAGTTTTGTGAACCGCTTTGGAGAAGCTGTGTACTTTGATGAGAATGGAGATCCTCCTGCTGCCTATGACATTATAAACTGGCAACTCAACAAAGGAGTGGTCAGCCATGTGACAGTGGGTCACTTTGATACATCACCAGATGGAGGCAGTCAGCTAGTGATTGATGAGGACAGTATTGTCTggagcactgggagagag GTTCCAACAGGAGCATGTTCTGAGAGCTGCCCCCCAGGCACAAGAAGAGCAGCCAGGAAAGGCCAGCCCATCTGCTGCTTCGATTGCATTCCTTGTGCTGATGGTACCATGGCAAACACTACAG GTGCAGCTGAGTGCATGGAATGTCCACAGGACTACTGGTCTAATGATGGAAAAGACAGCtgcatcctcagagacactGAGTATCTTTCCTACTATGATGCAATGGGAATCACACTCACTACTGTGTCATTGTTTGGACTCTGCTTGACAGTAGCCACTATTTCAGTCTTCTTTTCCTTCAGAAGCACACCCATTGTAAAAGCCAACAACTCTGAGCTCAGCTCTCTCCTGCTGTTCTCtctgctgctgtgttttctcTGCCCTCTTACCTTCATTGGGCAGCCAACAGCCTGGTCCTGTATGTTGCGTCACACAGCTTTTGGAATCACATTTGCACTTTGTATTTCCTGTGTGTTGGGAAAAACAATAGTTGTTGTAACAGCTTTCAGAGCCACTCTTCCCAACGACAACATGGCAAAAAACTTTGGACCAGTTCAGCAGAGGATCATAGTTTTTTCTTGTACAGCTGTGCAGGTTATAATCTGTGTTCTGTGGCTTAGTTTGAAACCTCCCTTCCCTGACAAAAATTTTAAACTCAGTAATGAAAAGATCATTTTAGAATGTAACACAGGATCAGAAATTGCATTTTATGCAGTACTGGGCTATATAGGCCTGCTTGCAGCTACTTGTTTGGTGCTGGCTTTCTTAGCCAGGAAACTGCCTGATAATTTCAATGAGGCCAAGCTGATTACTTTCAGCATGCTCATCTTCTGTGCAGTTTGGGTCACCTTCATACCTGCATATATCAGTtctcctggaaaatacacagTTGCAGTTGAGATTTTTGCAATTTTGTCCTCAACGTTTGGTCTGCTGCTTTGCATTTTTGCTCCTAAATGTTATCTTATTTTGCTGAAGCCagagaaaaacacaagaaaacataTGATGGGGAAAGTGCCTTCCAAACGactgtaa